A stretch of the Theileria equi strain WA chromosome 1, complete sequence genome encodes the following:
- a CDS encoding kinesin, putative (encoded by transcript BEWA_025030A) has translation MTKRLYDKGRIDVIVRKRPLNESEVSRGDRDIVSCRGRHVVVDEFKYRIDGTGYVEKHEFRVDRFYDETADNGLIYTEYVKPLIEYAFKEHKTCSCFTYGQTSSGKTYTMIGSRMHKAVNHKPIPGIYEYAANDIYDTLNKAEYNGKIEIMISFYEIYCGKLYDLLQNRKLLEALDNGKREVVIKDLTVRRITCREDLIEHMLDGLNLRRIGQNSQNDQSSRSHALLRIELKNIKTSKIQGRLMFIDLAGSERGADSINQCRQTQIDGAGINRSLLALKECIRAMDMEKLHIPFRNSELTKVLRDIFIGDSRNVMIANVCPSNLSCEQTLNTLRYASKVKSFKNCNSEIFKLSERGGKISNYESFQNSLSCPDETFSNSKSVENMVIDDDKSVISTNFSTNQLTRDSIDQLRNNSTDQDMNYMGNVESIDNSLITTPNESAGFSCVASRIPINTGLFCNMYRDVQMSSVSQSPMGDGTKTNTDFPTTLKLRTEHKDSSKMSPYAPRLVSCNTESNNETMDMHNGHDTSPRTRLVEDGLEKRFGLLDNSFSAEDTYANPCSNMYGTEISRNTSLNTAISVDFREGDSKTPTGRANQFNIPAENIDFETHGSYPNHPDSRIHDIELMLKSQNTLAMRSIQKAVKAMPLDSSKTTILQSLLEIHDMDYSCVYTTLTGKSISSVTREDIKYIAELQGNIHKSLIQCNEIHNKLSLLTLNGEYSDESYISNKVEMQLKSLLLLKQAHERYTQTSKLLAYVKSLCEEYS, from the exons ATGACAAAAAGACTCTATGATAAGGGTCGTATAGACGTTATTGTCAGGAAACGACCCCTAAATGAAAGCGAAGTTTCTAGAGGTGATAGAGATATCGTCTCCTGCAGGGGTCGCCATGTCGTTGTGGATGAATTCAA GTACCGAATTGATGGAACGGGATACGTGGAAAAACATGAATTTCGTGTCGATAGATTCTATGATGAGACCGCAGATAACGGACTCATTTACACTGAATATGTAAAACCACTCATAGAGTATGCGTTCAAGGAACATAAAACATGCTCATGTTTTACCTATGGACAAACTAGCAGTGGAAAAACATACACGATGATAGGTTCTCGCATGCATAAGGCGGTTAATCATAAGCCAATTCCTGGAATATACGAGTATGCTGCAAATGATATTTACGATACTTTAAACAAGGCAGAATACAATGGAAAAATTGAGATTATGATTAGTTTTTATGAAATTTACTGTGGAAAGCTGTATGATTTGCTACAGAATAGAAAGTTATTAGAAGCCCTTGATAATGGGAAAAGGGAGGTAGTGATTAAAGACTTGACAGTTAGACGTATAACATGCAGAGAGGATTTGATTGAGCACATGTTGGATGGTTTGAATCTTAGACGTATAGGACAAAACTCACAAAACGATCAGTCTTCAAGGTCCCACGCTTTACTCAGAATTGAGctaaaaaatataaaaacatcaaaaatacaag GGCGTCTGATGTTCATTGATTTAGCAGGTAGCGAGAGAGGAGCTGATTCAATAAATCAGTGCAGACAAACCCAGATTGATGGTGCAGGTATAAACCGATCCCTTTTAGCCTTGAAGGAATGTATAAGGGCAATGGACATGGAGAAATTACACATACCATTCAGAAATAGTGAATTAACAAAGGTCTTGCGGGATATCTTTATAGGGGATAGTAGAAATGTAATGATTGCAAACGTTTGTCCTAGTAATCTTTCCTGTGAACAAACTTTGAATACACTAAGATATGCTTCGAAAGTCAAGAGCTTCAAGAACTGCAACAGTGAAATTTTCAAACTATCCGAGCGAGGTGGAAAAATTTCCAATTATGAATCATTCCAGAATAGTTTATCATGTCCAGAtgaaaccttttcaaatagCAAAAGTGTAGAGAACATGGTTATTGACGATGATAAATCTGTTATTAGTACAAATTTTTCCACAAACCAACTTACACGTGACTCAATTGACCAACTTCGGAATAATTCCACGGATCAGGATATGAACTATATGGGAAATGTAGAATCCATAGACAATTCATTAATTACAACACCTAATGAGTCCGCTGGTTTCTCATGCGTTGCCTCAAGAATTCCCATAAATACAGGGTTATTTTGCAACATGTACCGAGACGTTCAAATGAGTAGTGTAAGCCAATCTCCAATGGGTGATGGCACCAAAACTAATACCGATTTTCCTACTACTCTTAAACTTAGGACGGAACATAAagattcttccaaaatgaGCCCCTATGCTCCAAGGCTAGTATCTTGCAACACGGAGTCAAACAATGAAACTATGGATATGCATAATGGGCACGATACTTCACCAAGAACAAGACTAGTAGAAGATGGGTTAGAAAAAAGGTTTGGACTGTTAGACAATAGTTTTTCCGCGGAAGATACATACGCTAATCCATGTTCCAACATGTATGGAACTGAAATATCTAGAAATACATCACTTAATACTGCCATATCTGTAGATTTTAGAGAGGGGGATTCCAAAACTCCAACAGGACGTGCAAACCAATTTAACATACCTGCAGAAAATATAGATTTTGAAACGCACGGTTCTTATCCAAACCACCCGGACTCTCGTATCCATGATATTGAATTGATGCTAAAATCACAAAACACATTGGCGATGCGTAGCATCCAAAAGGCAGTTAAGGCAATGCCTCTGGATTCATCCAAGACCACTATTCTTCAGTCTTTGCTTGAAATTCATGATATGGACTACTCTTGTGTCTATACAACTCTAACTGGGAAAAGCATAAGCTCGGTCACTAGAGAGGATATCAAGTACATTGCAGAGTTACAGGGCAACATACACAAATCGCTCATTCAGTGCAATGAAATTCACAACAAGTTATCGCTTTTGACATTAAATGGCGAATACAGTGATGAATCTTATATTAGTAACAAGGTAGAAATGCAGTTGAAGTCTTTATTGCTCCTAAAACAGGCTCACGAAAGGTATACTCAAACAAGTAAGCTACTTGCATACGTCAAGTCACTCTGCGAAGAGTATTCTTGA
- a CDS encoding hypothetical protein (encoded by transcript BEWA_025040A) codes for MGKKVEKRVKGPKNASKDPKNVKKDRVNLKQKKGRPLKKGGGKKKLVGKGKNDLKTAKKKVSARESKLEFKKRLNKMYSNLLLEHRDSAKTQKTIGLLLKELGTDYCTSSNKRNVSRILQACLKYGDVEVKRSIAEVVKGNFNISNLNLHSSRFLIKLYHYCNTEVKQYLSNAFFNDKDKKLLFSRYGSDIMDIMYSKMKNKEQLATLKLYTLSNAFLLNHDLTRQILSANSISQFINIILESPDKDSCKEKLSSVITKLVEKELFTSSLSHDLLYIYLHLIDDFGELISQLYKVFGQLLSTRNGNFTLCKLFGHATSKIRKFIVKTLKTDFPEAIYNRINVSFVIKAVMCTDDTKLTLQYLIKPHQETLKEVIFHPFAHRFVLAIVDPQPLVDSPTSVKDQETRQKELQEGIVPNLVELFNQLDLKNALEDKFASAVLLHTLKLSKDQELLKKILSVFSDSVNEGLGLLENQISLWFLQSLIKPSNKVSYELSGLKLPELIWEFLKGKVKDLLLSKAVFLLVDLYEASVKHENGSLVSEMKDTVTMKDIKKCKKILGEDKCTGINLLEKLVNGKED; via the exons ATGGGCAAGAAAGTGGAAAAAAGGGTAAAAGGGCCGAAGAATGCCTCCAAGGAtccaaaaaatgtcaagaaGGATAGAGTAAACCTGAAACAAAAAAAGGGAAGACCATTAAAAAAGGGAGGTGGTAAAAAGAAACTCGTTGGTAAAGGGAAGAATGATCTTAAAACCGCAAAGAAGAAAGTTAGTGCAAGGGAGTCCAAATTGGAGTTCAAAAAACGCTTGAAT AAAATGTACAGTAATCTCCTATTGGAACATCGAGATTCCGCAAAGACCCAAAAAACCATAGGCTTGCTCCTCAAAGAACTGGGAACGGACTATTGTACG TCGTCAAACAAGAGAAATGTATCTAGAATCTTACAAGCGTGTCTAAAGTACGGAGATGTAGAAGTCAAGAGGTCAATAGCTGAAGTGGTCAAGGGGAATTTTAACATATCCAACTTGAATCTGCATAGCAGTAGATTTCTCATCAAACTCTACCATTACTGTAATACTGAAGTTAAGCAGTATTTGAGTAATGCCTTCTTTAATGACAAAGATAAAAAGCTCCTTTTCAGTAGATATGGATCTGATATCATGGACATTATGTACTCCAAAATGAAGAATAAGGAACAACTTGCAACGCTTAAGTTGTACACACTTTCAAACGCATTTTTGCTCAATCATGATCTAACTAGGCAGATTTTAAGTGCAAATTCAATTAGCCAGTTCATTAACATAATTTTGGAAAGTCCGGACAAGGATTCGTGTAAAG aGAAACTATCTTCCGTCATTACAAAGCTGGTGGAAAAAGAATTATTTACATCTTCCCTATCGCATGatcttctttatatttatctACATTTAATTGATGATTTTGGTGAATTGATATCGCAACTCTACAAGGTCTTTGGTCAATTGTTGTCGACTAGAAACGGAAATTTTACATTATGCAAATTGTTTGGACATGCAACGAGCAAGATTAGGAAATTTATCGTAAAAACATTAAAGACAGATTTTCCCGAGGCAATATATAATAGGATTAATGTGTCATTCGTTATAAAGGCTGTGATGTGCACCGATGATACAAAGTTGACTTTGCAATATCTAATAAAACCACATCAAGAGACGCTGAAAGAGGTCATATTCCATCCTTTTGCCCATAGATTTGTACTTGCTATTGTTGATCCACAACCACTTGTTGATTCCCCTACAAG CGTTAAAGATCAAGAAACTAGACAAAAGGAACTTCAGGAAGGCATTGTACCAAATTTGGTTGAGCTATTCAACCAGCTCGATCTAAAGAATGCTTTAGAAGATAAATTTGCTAGTGCCGTCCTCCTTCATACGCTAAAGCTGTCAAAGGATCAAGAATTACTCAAAAAGATATTGTCTGTATTTTCTGACTCGGTCAATGAAGGATTGGGGTTACTTGAAAATCA AATTTCCCTTTGGTTTTTGCAATCGCTAATAAAACCTTCCAACAAGGTCAGTTATGAGCTATCTGGTCTTAAACTTCCCGAGCTTATTTGGGAATTTTTGAAGGGAAAGGTTAAGGATTTGTTGTTAAGCAAAGCTGTTTTTCTCCTTGTAGACTTGTATGAAGCTTCGGTCAAACATGAAAATGGTTCACTAGTCAGTGAGATGAAGGATACTGTGACTATGAAGGATATTAAAAAGTGCAAAAAGATCCTTGGTGAGGATAAATGCACCGGAATTAATCTACTGGAAAAGCTTGTGAATGGCAAGGAAGATTAG
- a CDS encoding hypothetical protein (encoded by transcript BEWA_025050A) gives MAGDKDGGSTQKWAMFMAGLTLLQSLRVALTGAKFALDRFKIPQQHASSFINMVHNPMELATFTGMGIMTCLSFASSLKNCFKWFAIVTNVTLCFSFILLLIAFTSGGERGNLTFYYWTIVFVSFIYGLNVACVMNVGSDNASFFNMGIPLSGIQVSAYYYIFTKLAERFNWSDVSYWIIFWQLIVAILISAASAILWAVAYKDGGSCNGAPGQYTGFAGLSPIFMGMVGMGGIYAFYPAIAPYKLTDVGTGYNIDLVVLFVSAVPGILIAALCKGKSGPGPDQPWENGHKLWHLAWVLAIPHLTAMILCLVTLHYPDSGVARSIKSSGLKVGAITVTLKFCEEGLKAVSYAGASKQVNECAEGTISAVNAFLSQGLMIVLAFTGDGYLKTYSKHEHDRSKWPTRDFGFWRSISYWVDNGAYVACKSVKSSFTKNVRCKVLGKSEALLIVYADQEF, from the coding sequence ATGGCAGGGGACAAGGATGGAGGTTCCACTCAAAAATGggccatgtttatggcagggctgactctgttgcagtctctccgtgtggctttaaccggagcaaagtttgcacttgacagatttaaaattcctcagcaGCATGCTagttcgttcattaacatggtccataatcctatggagttggcaacgtttactgggATGGGCATTATGACTTGTCTGTCATTTGCATCAAGCCTTAAGAACTGCTTCAAGTGGTTCGCCATTGTAACAAATGTAACACTGTGCTTTTCCTTCATTCTACTCCTCATTGCATTCACATCAGGAGGAGAACGGGGAAATCTCACCTTCTACTATTGGACTATAGTCTTCGTCTCATTTATCTACGGACTTAATGTAGCGTGTGTGATGAACGTTGGAAGTGATAATGCCTCCTTTTTCAATATGGGAATTCCTCTTTCTGGTATTCAGGTTTCTGCCTACTACTATATCTTTACGAAGCTCGCTGAGAGATTTAATTGGTCAGACGTTAGTTACTGGATCATATTTTGGCAGCTTATCGTTGCAATATTGATATCGGCTGCTTCTGCCATATTATGGGCAGTTGCCTATAAGGATGGTGGTAGTTGTAATGGAGCTCCTGGTCAATATACTGGTTTCGCTGGTCTGTCTCCAATTTTTATGGGAATGGTTGGAATGGGTGGTATATATGCCTTCTATCCTGCTATTGCTCCTTACAAGTTGACAGATGTTGGTACTGGTTACAATATTGATCTTGTTGTTTTATTCGTTAGCGCTGTTCCTGGTATTCTAATTGCAGCTTTGTGCAAAGGTAAAAGTGGTCCAGGTCCAGACCAACCATGGGAAAATGGGCATAAGTTGTGGCATCTTGCTTGGGTTCTGGCCATTCCACATCTTACTGCAATGATCTTGTGCCTTGTTACACTTCATTACCCTGATAGTGGAGTGGCACGTTCCATTAAGAGCAGCGGTTTAAAGGTTGGAGCTATTACTGTCACGCTGAAGTTTTGTGAGGAGGGACTTAAAGCAGTTTCTTACGCCGGAGCTAGCAAACAAGTGAATGAGTGTGCTGAAGGTACTATTTCGGCCGTTAATGCCTTTTtatcccaaggtttaatgatagtcttggcctttactggagacggtTACCTAAAGACTTACTCTAAACATGAACATGATCGGagtaaatggcctactaGAGACTTTGGGTTCTGGAGGTCCATCTCTTACTGGGTAGATAATGGAGCATATGTGGCCTGTAAGAGTGTCAAGTCCTCTTTTACAAAGAATGTTAGATGTAAGGTTTTAGGGAAGTCTGAGGCTTTGCTCATTGTCTATGCAGATCAGGAATTTTAG
- a CDS encoding hydrolase, TatD family member protein (encoded by transcript BEWA_025060A) produces MESTSRPKFIDIGANLTDSMYNGIYHGSNKHLPDLGRVLERAKGIGMEKIIITSGCLQDVYESLEICEKYDKECKFLFTTVGVHPTRCNEFVKNKYSKSEKEYLDALDELIARNRSRIVAIGELGLDYDRLQFCDKDVQKKYFEFQLTLAEKHKLPLFLHMRNASADTFEILQRNKSRWSEAGGVCHSFTGDLESLKGLLDDGLFIGINGCSLKTDSNLEVVKNIPLDKLMLETDCPWCGIKNTHASSKYVKTVFNSIRKPEKMTEETILSSRNEPCHILNVAEVVYQLLSPNVDFKEFCDRVYENTVTLFKGVA; encoded by the exons ATGGAATCCACTAGTAGACCCAAATTCATAGACATTGGAGCTAATCTGACAGATTCCATGTACAATGGGATTTATCATGGATCCAATAAACATTTGCCTGATTTGGGAAG AGTACTTGAGAGAGCAAAGGGAATAGGCATGGAGAAGATCATAATAACATCTGGATGCCTACAGGATGTCTACGAGTCTCTAGAAATTTGCGAGAAATACGATAAAGAATGCAAGTTCCTCTTTACAACTGTTGGGGTACATCCAACACGTTGTAACGAGTTTGTAAAGAACAAGTACTCAAAGTCTGAAAAAGAGTATCTGGATGCTCTAGATGAACTTATTGCACGGAACAGATCCAGAATTGTTGCAATTGGTGAGCTAGGCCTGGACTATGATCGATTACAATTTTGTGATAAAGATGTTCAAAAAAA atATTTCGAGTTTCAATTGACTTTGGCTGAAAAACACAAGCTTCCCCTATTCTTACACATGAGGAATGCTTCTGCAGATACTTTTG AAATCCTGCAAAGAAACAAGAGCAGGTGGTCTGAAGCAGGCGGTGTATGCCATAGTTTTACAGGAGATTTGGAATCATTAAAAGGATTGTTGGATGATGGTTTATTTATCGGAATCAATGGTTGTTCTTTGAAGACAGATTCCAACTTAGAGGTAGTAAAGAACATTCCTTTGGATAAGCTAATGCTAGAAACCG ATTGCCCCTGGTGTGGAATAAAAAACACACATGCAAGCAGCAAGTACGTAAAGACCGTGTTCAATTCGATCAGAAAACCGGAAAAAATGACTGAGGAAACCATTTTATCTTCACGAAACGAGCCTTGTCACATTCT GAATGTTGCCGAAGTTGTTTACCAACTTTTGTCTCCAAATGTAGATTTTAAAGAGTTTTGCGACAG GGTTTACGAAAATACCGTAACACTGTTCAAGGGTGTGGCGTAG
- a CDS encoding hypothetical protein (encoded by transcript BEWA_025070A), whose amino-acid sequence MIQSTTKTVDVNYGKASDIDCSARSMPESIYYFPVGNPTEPLIQTLRILRRANFFWSRHYDSELFHQKQIECAVYFYGLVPYITILEPLVRVSYIYNRNPSSINKNLLINIYVTIYSALESLRQYSEYNYNELTEVSIRRSLRSNCCIPLPANIVYWYLRVYTFMTSKERHTSSEICMYYGSLNTNDHVQTIPNGTGSNVTKTLPKNDSEGDCENVQQTAGFTHSQSANIPKVLPITSKEGEFAQCADYLMDSTYHLEDNKTSNNVTFPIMEHFDGSTVPRNPPGNERLMVHNSDEDNVANIGESIDTRYAVLVFIFKRNDNRSKVHNSPRHLSYRRGTSEAAAEKRSVISTF is encoded by the exons ATGATACAGTCTACAACGAAAACTGTAGATGTTAATTATGGTAAAGCTTCTGATATAGATTGTAGCGCCAGATCAATGCCAGAATCGATTTATTACTTTCCTGTTGGTAATCCAACAGAACCTCTCATTCAAACTTTACGCATTTTAAGGAGGGCTAATTTCTTTTGGAGTAGACACTACGATTCTGAGttatttcatcaaaaacaGATTGAATGTGCGGTCTATTTTTATGGATTAGTGCCTTATATTACAATTTTGGAACCCCTGGTACGTGTCAgctacatttacaacaGGAACCCATCGTCAATAAATAAGAACCTTTTGATCAATATCTACGTGACAATTTATTCTGCCCTAGAGAGTTTAAGACAATATAGCGAGTACAACTACAATGAGCTGACAGAGGTTTCTATAAGGAGAAGTTTACGTTCCAACTGTTGCATACCACTACCTGCCAACATTGTTTATTGGTATCTCAGGGTTTATACTTTCATGACATCAAAAGAGAGACACACCAGTTCAGAGATTTGTATGTATTACGGATCCTTGAATACAAATGATCATGTTCAAACTATTCCGAATGGAACAGGTTCCAATGTTACTAAGACCCTTCCAAAAAATGACTCAGAAGGTGATTGTGAAAATGTTCAACAAACAGCAGGATTTACCCATTCACAATCCGCGAACATACCAAAGGTTCTACCTATAACTTCTAAAGAAGGCGAATTTGCACAATGTGCAGATTATCTAATGGATTCTACATATCATTTAGAGGATAATAAGACATCAAATAACGTCACCTTTCCAATAATGGAAC ACTTTGATGGTTCTACAGTCCCGAGGAACCCACCAGGGAATGAGCGTCTAATGGTTCACAACAGTGACGAGGATAATGTTGCAAATATCGGTGAGTCCATAGATACTAGATACGCTGTGCTTGTTTTCATATTCAAGAGAAACGACAATCGTAGTAAAGTTCACAATTCACCCAGACATCTATCATACAGAAGAGGTACAAGCGAAGCTGCTGCCGAGAAAAGGTCAGTTATTTCAACCTTTTAG
- a CDS encoding hypothetical protein (encoded by transcript BEWA_025080A), producing METSLNSYSHVVIVLDTCIINFTPVDRLEYEIFRICRELLDRGVTVVTIYNTDGLLNAYFSERYRKCNKKLVESLHYGGNEFDKRFYIRDFVEGLIQNKNIEGPLHRNTVSDDIGGSYVYHLEKSGHDILISSDVKDEQNKGLLLVITDKTHAHRKILSKSLCDHLNKRQKVVDENSEWICGNAKSGLTVEYKVPPDYDVIQPVIANTICTFGTVITSMPDLIISLRMNLKESLGYLLRNYKCSFYDLSMLISEIMTCISGIFSLDMTVVHPFGKEGIQPWFLSEAEIHERFGLSLQNVVDCIEIFNKSIRRWGK from the coding sequence ATGGAAACGAGCTTAAACTCTTACAGTCATGTTGTAATAGTCTTAGATACATGTATAATAAATTTTACGCCGGTGGACAGGTTAGAATATGAGATCTTCAGAATTTGTAGAGAACTACTGGACAGAGGAGTAACCGTTGTTACAATTTACAATACTGATGGACTTTTGAATGCTTACTTCTCAGAAAGATATCGCAAATGCAACAAAAAGCTCGTTGAAAGCCTCCATTATGGCGGGAATGAATTTGACAAAAGGTTTTACATCAGGGATTTCGTAGAAGGACTAATACAAAATAAGAATATTGAGGGTCCATTGCATCGCAATACTGTTTCTGATGATATAGGAGGATCGTATGTGTATCATCTTGAGAAATCAGGGCATGACATTTTGATATCCTCTGACGTAAAGGATGAGCAAAACAAGGGACTTTTACTGGTTATAACGGACAAAACTCATGCCCACAGGAAGATTTTGAGTAAAAGTTTATGTGATCATTTAAATAAACGACAGAAAGTTGTAGATGAAAACTCTGAATGGATTTGTGGAAATGCAAAATCCGGGTTAACTGTAGAATATAAAGTACCACCAGACTATGATGTCATACAGCCAGTCATAGCAAATACTATTTGCACATTTGGTACAGTTATAACTAGTATGCCTGACTTGATAATTTCTCTCAGAATGAACCTGAAGGAATCCCTTGGATATTTGTTGCGCaactataaatgcagtttttaCGACCTCAGTATGCTTATTTCCGAAATTATGACGTGTATTAGTGGTATATTTAGCTTAGATATGACTGTTGTACACCcatttggaaaagaagGTATTCAACCTTGGTTTTTATCCGAGGCTGAAATTCACGAGAGGTTCGGGCTTTCACTACAAAACGTTGTAGACTGTATAGAAATTTTTAATAAATCCATCAGAAGATGGGGAAAGTAG
- a CDS encoding hypothetical protein (encoded by transcript BEWA_025090A), which yields MGVEDIHEFLPGTVSLQIVNPNVELRKKGLLSIDLAVRDFIKEGISDNNDGFVPESPDSARIINIESTIRRFMDHIKSKFLDNPDPNYRIGGLMAIACTALALDDHLSKYADSFIQLALASFYDQDIKVRYYSCESLYNIMKKCKRNAMMRIGEVFDGICKLSSDPDEDVKYASQILNRLLCDIILECDEIPVDLMTDILSNRIFVLNPFIRQLIISWIVTLNSIPRINMIDYLPKIFLGLFNMLTDINKDVRNSAESCLNDFLFSLGKRYSSKTSMISEELFKVVLLNCKRPEFLIKLPNITWMREIARLQPQIIHFVRITHKLYSIVQKGFPLFLDHIMVCISDSRSEISKIAQDANKILYSTVTDLQTFSYVNELTKTLSARLDDSTNELVMLSILDWFCLLLKTCPSKMISISAVLSKSVILCFKHSHSEVIMEHTLRTLLLVIFLGDEQFELLAQQLLEFFKSEKSLLEDRGRIVLLNLCKQVGFERFYKIITDCMKKEDNKEFLHKMVHSLNWTLLTSNEAEEFRNSLLTGERKTLTRQLQDIWKQDLPSALSFALWTENYDLALQIVDKIPLHPLSVDFLVNLDKVVQLLDTRIFIRLRLHLLKPHKYPTLLKSLLGISMILPQNETNRSLIRRLKISQLTLIGENIHGKHVSDIE from the exons ATGGGCGTCGAAGACATCCACGAGTTCCTTCCAGGAACTGTTTCTCTACAAATTGTTAATCCTAACGTCGAATTGAGGAAGAAAGGTCTACTATCCATCGACCTGGCGGTTAGAGACTTTATAAAGGAGGGAATTTCGGATAATAACGATGGTTTCGTTCCAGAAAGTCCAGATTCTGCGCGCATCATCAACATAGAATCTACAATAAGACGTTTCATGGATCACATAAAGTCCAAGTTCCTGGATAATCCAGACCCAAACTATAGGATTGGTGGACTAATGGCTATAGCTTGTACCGCTTTGGCCCTGGAT GATCATTTGAGCAAATACGCCGATAGCTTCATCCAACTGGCTCTGGCGTCGTTTTATGATCAGGATATCAAAGTTCGTTACTATTCTTGCGAG TCTCTGTATAACATAATGAAAAAGTGTAAACGTAACGCCATGATGCGAATAGGGGAGGTGTTTGATGGAATATGCAAG CTATCCTCTGACCCtgatgaagatgtaaagTACGCCTCGCAAATATTGAATCGCTTGCTATGTGATATCATTTTAGAATGTGATGAAATTCCCGTTGATTTGATGACTGACATACTATCCAATCGCATTTTTGTTTTGAATCCATTCATAAGACAACTTATT ATATCATGGATTGTGACTTTAAACTCCATTCCAC GAATAAACATGATTGACTACcttccaaaaatttttCTAGGATTGTTCAATATGTTGACGGATATTAACAA aGATGTTAGGAATTCTGCAGAGTCATGTTTAAACGATTTTCTCTTTTCCCTAGGAAAGAGGTACTCTTCCAAAACTAGTATGATAAGTGAAGAATTATTCAAAGTGGTTCTACTGAATTGTAAAAGACCAGAATTCCTTATTAAACTCCCAAACATAACTTGGATGCGTGAAATTGCGCGTTTGCAACCACAAATCATACACTTTGTAAGAATAACGCATAAATTATATTCAATTGTACAGAAAGGATTTCCTCTTTTTTTGGACCATATTATGGTCTGTATATCGGATTCTAGATCAG AAATAAGTAAGATTGCACAAGATGCcaataaaattttgtattcAACG GTTACGGATTTACAAACGTTTTCCTATGTTAATGAATTAACCAAAACCTTATCTGCACGACTAGACGATTCAACAAATGAACTTGTTATGCTTTCTATTCTCGACTGGTTTTGCCTGCTTCTTAAAACGTGTCCTTCCAAGATGATTTCGATATCCGCTGTTTTGTCAAAATCTGTTATATTATGTTTCAAACATTCGCATTCAGAGGTCATAATGGAGCATACATTACGGACATTGTTACTTGTAATTTTTCTTGGGGACGAACAATTTGAATTGCTTGCACAGCAacttttggagtttttcAAGTCTGAAAAATCTTTGCTT GAGGATAGAGGAAGGATTGTATTGTTGAATCTATGCAAACAGGTCGGATTTGAAAGGTTTTACAAGATAATTACTGATTGTATGAAAAAGGAAGACAATAAAGAGTTTTTGCACAAGATGGTACACTCTCTCAATTGGACCCTTCTTACATCAAACGAAGCCGAAGAATTCAGGAATAGTCTTCTAACTGGAGAGAGAAAAACTTTAACTAGACAGCTTCAGGACATTTG GAAGCAAGACTTGCCTTCCGCTCTTTCATTCGCGCTGTGGACTGAAAATTATGACTTGGCTCTTCAGATAGTTGACAAAAT CCCTTTGCACCCTCTAAGTGTTGACTTTTTGGTAAATCTGGACAAGGTTGTACAATTGTTGGATACACGCATTTTCATCCGACTTCGCTTGCACCTCCTGAAACCGCACAAATATCCTACACTATTAAAATCGCTTTTAG GAATATCCATGATCTTACCACAAAATGAGACAAATCGATCGTTGATAAGACGGCTAAAAATATCGCAACTTACGCTAATCGGAGAGAATATACATGGTAAACACGTATCGGATATAGAGTAG